TGAAACGCCGGGTTTTTCGGATCACTATTTACGGCACTCAACGCAGGAGAAACAACACGATAGGTTATGCTGCACAGCCTATATAAATATCGAGGTTACGTATCTCTACAGCGCCTCAACGATTTTAGCGCCACCATGAATTATTTTCGGCGGGACATTCAAATCGATTCGACTCGATCTCTTCTTCGTGCCCAAAAATAAATGTTGTTAACATTCAATCATTCTTAGATCAGTCTTAAATTTACATctcaattcaatttcatttaaactatataaaatttattctcgTTCAAGCAcaataaaactttgaaactgTCAAAAGTCTCCAACGAATGctactgaataaaatataatattgcataAAATCATCAAACTTATTCAACAAAGACATTCACAAAATATAATActgttattaattgtaattataaaaattgtacaatactgttataattatttacaaaatataaatcatcAAACTTATGCAATAAAGATATTCACATCAATGTTTATGTTACTGGCACAGGAATTTTACCAAATAATCTTTTGACACATGTAATTTAGTCCATAATTAAATGTAGATCGTTAATCAGCGAGAGAGGGTCACAGCTACTTAAATCCCTATCAGTACTTTGTTACCTAAATCCCAGAGAGAActatagataatattatttttatcaatgaAGAGTGTTATACACGTAAAATTCCTTGGCAAGTAACAGACACGTTCGTTTcagatgtaattttataatcgacGCGGTTTGCGACGCGCATAACAACATAAATTACTACCAATTATTTTTTGCGCACGATGCGATTGTTTAATGGAACCTGTGATTCACGGAATGTATGGTGCATTGAATTGCATAGAACATTCCACGTACCATGgatataaaaatagtattttataccGAACGCACAGTTTCCTTATAACTTTGTTATTTCCTTACACTATAATCTTAACAATCCTATTATctagaatatataaatgtatgcgTGCATCGAGTATTCTGTTATTAAACTCGGTAAAACCATGTTCCAGTGAATCAACGAATATTCCTCACACCTTATGCATCACAAAAAATTCCTTGTACCATTAGTAACAAAACTGACAAATTTTACtgataaaaaatcaatttcttaaataacatTTGTAATAACAGCAGTAATAATTCCTATTTTAGCGTCACCGATCAACCGATGGAACCACGtctgattttataattaatcagaaaaaatatcaaccctttgcgcccGAAAGTTTTTCCAAGCTAACTTATCGAGAAATCACGCATAAACcgagaaacgaagctattttatttcaatacttcatatACTAATTTTGCAGaacttagtgttaaatatctttatgattttgctatatcaaattaaatggtagagacacctgtcgagtgcaaagggttgaaactatGACATGCAACCGTACACCTTCATCCTATTTCTACCAGAAAAAtgatatactattttattcgaaacgatctcgCTACTGATGCATCAGCAATCCACTGTTATTAGATAAGtgaatataattctatataaaaatcagCTCTAAGTCAACTCCTAAAAGTAGTCTCCGAAGACGTTCACACATGACAGTGACCAAGCGAAACAGACCGAGAGTCAATGAAAAAGTAGTTTACATTCTACAGAGAATATACGATCACCATGAGTATACCAACAAGAACATCGAGAACGTCACGATTTTCTTCCAAAGTCTTTGTCGCGACAGAAGGAGACACCGAGTTAACACGGTTTCATTATCGTCAATCAAGTATCACCGAATCGTGTGTGTCGAAGTGTTTTCCGCCGGACCAGCCGGCTGAGCTTTAAGCAAGCATTCACTGATAAATTAAGGAGCGATCGCGGCGATTGACACAGTCCGTAGCTACCATCGGTTTAACGTGGATGTCAGTCCGGTTCGCGGAGCAAGGGAAAACTTCCGCGACGAATTCCGTGGGTCCGTTGCCGGGTCGTCAGTGTACTTTTCATGACGGTAGGATCCATTCGACAGTTTCAACGCCGGACAATCGAGATTCGTCGCGCGGAAGCggtgaaacgaacgaaaaatgCCTGAAACCGGGTTGCAGATGACCGAAGTGGTAAGTGTCGGGTAAATCGGGGCGAACGGACAGTTCATAGTAATTAACTGGACACTATACATGCTCGGGAACCCATTAACGCGACGATCTATCGGCGGAGATCGTTAACAATCATCGAGTCGCAGGTCGGAGTTTCTAACTGCGCTTTTGTCATATTTCAGTGGTAAAACGCTCGATTGTCTCCGTCGCGCGATGTTATTTCGGGATCACTCGGGGGAGTAAACAGTCTGATGATTTGTAGACAAACATTCGTTTGCCAAGAACACTGTAAGAGCCTTTCGATTATTCGCCGAGGCCTTTGGTCTTGAATTCAAGATCACTCGTAAACTGACCGAGGAACGTTTGGATAGTCTAACGAGATTAATAAGGATAGATTTGATGATATTGACAGAAACTCGAGTTTTTGTTTGTCTCCTCGTCGAAGATGCTAACAGTGTTAACAGAGGTGTACGAATGAGAAATTTTCATCCTGCTGTTTCACAAATGTGACCTCAAACTACATTGAAACTTCGAATTATCGCGGCTTGAACACTGAAACTAATTGAATCGGTTTCTGTGGATCTCTTTGTCGGAAATTAGAGTGGATTCGTTAAGTTCTATTGATATCGTACTTCTGAATAGTTTGTTCTGAATCGTTCAGTTCGTACTCAACTGACTGCTTCGATCATTTCCCAAGCATTCGTCTTTTCCATAACTGAGTCGCTCAGCAGTTgtcaattttcatggaataaattCTGGAAAGTCAACCGCAGACTTCTGACTCAGTAGCGAAGAAGAAAAATTCAACGATTAAAAATGATCCATTTCCTATGAAAAAATGATCGAAAGACCCTGATGGTTCTAGCGTTGAATTCATTGCTACTCGTTAATTCCGGTGAACGCTCGACGATAGAGCAATATCCATAGAATTCGGTGTTTCTATTCGACACGATCCGCGACTGCGAAAGGTGCGAGGGACGCCGACTGCCGGGCCGTAAACTTGATCGTGAACTTCGTCGATCGCGATCATCGGAAGGACAGTATCGATGTATATTTAGACGGCAATCGGGTTTGTCAGCGGTCGAGCGATTGCTGCGCGGTGTACACACGCACGACAATAAATCTACCCCGCTAGAATATCCACGATTACGAGACACGTAATTCGAGCGGATCGTAAAGTAGAATCAGATCTCGCGACACGTGCTGCGTACGCTCCCGGTTCGCCGATAGAAATCGCCGATTCGCGGCAAAAACTTGCGGAACGCCTGCTACGAATCATTTCTTGCATGCTTCTGAATCATTACGACGTTTTGCTTCGATCCAAAGAAATAGAGATCTATTAACTTCGATCGAGCGATTTTTTTCGTGGCTTCTGTATCGCGCGACCATTCCTCTATCATTCACTATCTATGCCGCGAGTATTTTGCATTTATACTAGACCTAATAACTATGTGTACCTCCGAGCAGCTAACTGTTTGATAACAATGGAGATTCGAGGGATAATTAGCTTCGCGTGCATCGCGAATCGAACGGCGCTCGACAATTCGTCTTCGAGCGTTTCGCTCGGCAACGCTTATTTGAATAGGATTAAACCAGCCATCAAAGTTGATTAAGAGTTTTACAGCGTATGATGCAACCTGCATTTCTATTGACAAACACGGGAAAACAGTCACGGTGAATTGTATCGGAGTTTGCGCGAGCTTAATGCCGATTCAGAAAAATCAAGATATCTCGTTGCGAAATCCGTGACGTGAAACGGTTCggctaatgaaattattaacatacACGTGCGAACTGGATTATCTGAATCGACTTCCTTTAATTGGTTCTCCCggacgttttttttttttccatGCAACGTAACGTTATGGTAACGAATGATACGTGTTGCGACTCGGTTCTCCTGCATAATTACGTAACCAAGcttcttattataataacacATATATTCGCGCGAGGATAGTGTCCTGCTGGCCGctttggatttttcttttttccgttgCGTCTCCACGCCCATGCGTTCTCGCGTCGGCCGCTTAAATTAACGGGGACGCTCCTCGCGGGCGGCAAGTAACGACGCCATTAGAGAGTCGCGGACCCTGCGGAAAGGAAAGCTCGTTAATGGATGCGCCTTAACAACggatcatttcattatttttgaattACGCGTTGTAtagtttatcatttttctagAATATAGATAATGGAACCTTCTTGCCGGAGAGCGCGAAGGCCCAGGAGAGTAAAAGGGGCGCGAATCTCACGTACGGCATCGACGACGTGCCGCCATGGTATCTGTGCCTGTTCATGGCTCTTCAGGTAATATTCAATGAGTAGCGTTAACGTCTTACGAACGtcggactcgcggtgaagatattactgaaatattactaaaatattcttAGAATTTTGGTATTCTTAACGCAATATTAATGAAAGAATTCAGGAATTATTCAACTGGAGccattattgaaatattgtggTATAGAAAATAAGTGGTTCCAGtgtgaaaatattttggtaTAGAATTGAGGACGAACTAGTTCCATTGACAGAGATAAGGAGGCCAGTTGTAATATACGGTACttgaaactatattaatatttaacattagaactatcgtaccagtcaaaCCGACTGTTatccatttttttgtttcgcaagaattggtattttaaaagtattgaatattctattGCTATaaataacctattgttacaatttttatagccattgaataataatgtaactagtTCCAGCGTTGAAACCAAATTTTCAAAGCGAAATACTTTAAATTTTTACAGCCATCGAATTAAAAGATAATTGTTTCCTGCAACGGTTCTAATATATTCTAAccagtataaaatttataaggAACATAGTAACGCTTGTTTTAGATAAGAATGTAACGTCTTGGTTCTTAACGGGTCACATATCTTTACCCGATTAAGTTTCACTCGAACTTTCAGCGACTTTGACTGCTGCAATCAATCATACGAGTTTAATGTTCAACGACACTTAATCCCGTCGGTGTGCTTATCGGTCGAGCTTTCTCTATTTAAACTGTAAATAGAGACCTGAGACAGAAACACGATTTGTTTCAGCATTATTTGACCATGATCGGGGCGATCGTCTCGATTCCCTTCATCCTGACGCCGGCTCTCTGCATGGCGGAAGACGATCCGTCGAGGAGTTACATAATCTCCACTATGATCTTCGTTACCGGGCTGGTGACTTTTTTCCAGACTTCGATCGGATGCAGGTAATTCCTCAAACTGATGGATGAAACGGTCTTCAACGCCGGGATTACAGATACATCaatcctgatttcttctgttacaatTGCTAAAAAGGAACAGACGCTTATCtcagaattaaattttacattactaaggaagctgatttagtaatacttgaACTGAAACATGAGTTGATGGATATCTCAACACGTTCCGcgccacgtgtaccatttatGGTGCACGCGCCATTTCTGTAGCACATTTTTTGTGAGACACGTGCCAAAGAATAGAACACGTCAATAAAAATgtgaagaaataatatcaaaatatatcaaaaatcAGCAAtagcttgaatgtaacttaatctaTCATTGGAAAAATCAGTGTTTACGATGATGTGTCGCTAAACCGTTAAAATATTCAGCAACGCAaacagttgaatatttctagtaagcaACAGAAGTAGCAGCGAATGATTCTAGCCCATTAAATCGATAAACGACGCTTAACAGGCGCCGTTCTAATTGTGCGCCAGCTTTATGACCGCATCGCCTATGTAACCCGCGAGCTGTTAATGCAACTGCGACGGAAACTCGAGCCTCGTAGCTAATGATTATCAAATCGAGATACGATCGCCggttgaattataaaatttaatgaaagtaaTCGTTTCGAATGAGATTCTCGTCGATCAAACAGGTGCTGAAGATATAAGTACACGTTGCGCTCCTGATTTATGGCCGTTGAGTAACGACCGGGAGGAGATAAATACATAGTCTTCTCAACAAGAAAGTAATTCGAATTACGAGCGATACGAATTTGCATGAATTTGTAATTCAAGGAAAAACAACGCGGATATTATAATTACGATTGCCTACCGCACGCCAGCGAACGTGTAACAAGTTGCCTAGGCGTTAATCCTCGTAACTTTATTGCTGAAGACGATCTGTACTCTTGTTTAGCGAAGATTTATTGCCGGCTAGGTCCCTCGCAGTTTCCCGGAAAGAATTACCATCCGGTTTTtatgtcaaattttataacaGAGGAATTCCTGCTGTTCCGGGAGTGACCGGACGATCGTTCTTCCGGAACTTACGACACTCGGCGTTCCAAGCCTGTGAAAAGGAGACGCAGTTGTCAGAAACAATCTGAGAAGTTCATTAATTCTCTCATTCATGATGTAGGAATTATCTTGTCCACCAAACTACTTAATTCTAGAAAATTTACACAGTTGCATAATTTGAATAAGTAccaaaattattcgagaaacgtCAACCAGTAGAAATTTCCCGATGCGAAGCAAGTCTCGCTAATCATGAACCGTGAACGACATTGAATTCGCTTCATCTTCCAGGCTGCCATTGGTACAAGGAGGAACCATATCGTTTCTAGTCCCAACGTTAGCGATACTGAATCTTCCACAGTGGAAATGCCCCGCGCCGGAAGTGCTGGAGGAGATGTCTGCCGAGAACCGAACGGAACTGTGGCAGGTCAGAATGAGGGAGCTCTCGGGCGCCATTGCTGTGTCCTCGTTGTTCCAAGTGGTCGTCGGGTTCGGAGGTATTGAACAACGCATTAAAATCAGCTTCGATATACGACTCACCATGAACGTTTACAGGAATTATCGGTTACCTGTTGAAATTCATAACGCCGCTCACAATTGTGCCAACCGTCTCGCTAGTGGGGCTGTCTCTCTTCGAGAACGCGGCTGACGCAGCGTCGCAACATTGGGGCATCGCGGTAGGGTAGGTTTCCAGAGAAACTCAAAGAAATTCGAGGAATGAATGATCCAACGACAGAGCTAAACACACTGATTTCTTTCAGGACGATATTGATGTTGACGATGTACTCGCAAGTATTGGTGAACGTGCCGTTCCCGATTTTAATGTACCGCAAAGGCGAAGGGGTGCGAGTCGTCTGGTTCGAACTGTTCAAACTGTTCCCGGTAAGGCGACATTCCAGCTGCTCAGCTGTTTACCAGAATAGTAGATTAATTGTTGACACGGTTAATAGTTGCTACTAATTATACCTCTGTTGTACTAATTATATACCTCCTCCATATCTTGTCGCATGAAACTTGTTAACACTGTACTATACCCTTTGTCAGGTGTTGCTGACGATAGTGGTCATGTGGATAATCTGCATAATTTTAACTGTAACCGACGCTCTGCCAGTGGGTCATCCGGCGAGGTCAGACAGCAAGCTGAAGATCCTCAGCCAGTCACCATGGTTTAGGGTGCCTTATCCTGGCCAGTGGGGTACTCCAACCGTGACTCTGTCTGGTGTGCTTGGCATGCTGGCTGGAGTTCTAGCCTGCACCGTGGAATCTATCAGTTATTATCCCACGACGTCCAGGATGTGCGGTATGCGACGCCAGATGTGTATCTTAGAATGATAACTAATAGTGGCTGTAGACTCTGAAAGcagagaaataattttgttagtaaaacgaatgaaaatatgaTTTCTAGGCGCCCCTCCTCCCCCGGTTCACGCCATTAACCGTGGCATGGGCATAGAGGGCCTCGGCACCATGTTAGCCGGCCTCTGGGGCAGCGGAAACGGTGCCAACACCTTTGGGGAGAACGTTGGCACGATAGGTAAGCAACGCGTTAAGCTTACCAGTAAATAATACACTCTGCTTTTCAATTATGCGATGATACACCTTTGAGGAACAATATTCTGAGCAGCGAATCCACTAAACCCCTTGAATTGCAAGGAAttacgtgtcagactcgcgatgaagattttaacactagaactaccgagcatttaatacgattaatatgcaattcccgtaaaaattgtaacagtagattatttttagtttcttcagacattcgttatagtactcaaatgaagctatttattttcaaaatcatttcgaatattcaatgcttcgaaggtatcaataattgttaaacaaaaaaatcgaaaccagtcattttgactggtacgtaattctagtgttaaagcaagcttaacacattgaatattattcttgttatCAATTGCTATACGTTATACCAAACATTACCATAGAATACACCTagatttcttttgattttcaatgaattattaataataaagtagctgtggatcatagttgagaaataatcGTTACATTCTGTCGGATCACAGGTGTAACAAAAGTTGGCAGTCGCAGAGTGATCCAGTGGGCGTGCGGATTGATGATACTGCAGGGATTAATTAGCAAGTTGGGCGCCGTGTTCATCATCATCCCCGAGCCAATAGTCGGTGGAATATTCTGCGTGATGTTCGGGATGATTTGTGCCTTTGGTGCGTGAAACAACTAACGTTTCTATTTCCATGGGAATGAGTAACGAATGATTGTATGAGTATCTTTGATCGACAGGTCTCTCCGCGTTGCAGTACGTAGATTTGAATTCAGCGAGGAACCTTTACATCCTTGGCTTTTCTATCTTCTTCCCTCTGGTAAGACGTTTCCGTTCCTCGTGTGAACATCTCCTTTCCTGATGAACAAACATGCTTAATGAATAAACGAACGTTCTTACAGGTGTTGTCGAAATGGATGATTAAACACTCGGACGTGATACAGACCGGAAACGACATAGCGGACGGCGTGATCACGGTGTTGCTCAGCACGACCATCTTAGTCGGGGGTGTAGTAGGGTGCGTGCTGGATAATGTTATACCAGGTACAGTGTGAAGCAATTTTAAAAATCCTATGCGAGTGCTCCACTTGTCTGTAAACAAGTCGACAGAAATAGATTATTTATAGGTGTATTTTCTATATtgattaacgcgttcgctgccaGCGCGTGTTtcagtgacggtctcctcaattataatattctcttcaatctaataaatctaaacaaaatattagaaaaatgaaactgaaacgagtcagtAAGtacctaaatataatgtagtttataatttctaatgactatccataggattaatttcattctcattGTGTACAGTATAGGATTACAACCCTCATAAATGTGTAACACTGGCAGCAGATGTGTTAATATAGACTAGACTGgtcatagaaatttaatatcctGCCTTTTCTTTTGtatgtttaattttatgtatcagTTTgtatattgtctgattaattTTTGACTTTTATCCTTTTGTTCCTGTTTTCACTGAGGCAATCTATGATAGGAACATAAGTgccagtacgtttagtgttaatgaaatgaTTTACTCGTTCTTCCTGATCAAGGCACACCCGAGGAACGTGGGCTCATAGCTTGGGCAAACGAAATGGCACTGGAAACTGACAGCGATGACAAACAGGAGCAAGGAGAATACGTGTACAATACGTTCGATTTTCCATGTGGAATGGGCCTTATGAGGAGGTGAGGACCATTTCGATGCTTCCTCCATCtacaagaaaattttatattaattaaatatgattaaatatgtattatattgtatattatattgatgTACCTTTTGACAGATGGAAGTGGACGAGATACGTGCCATTTTTACCGACGTACCAGCCTGGAATTTATTCTTGTGGCCAGAAGAGACAATGAATGtcaaattgtttttaaattattggatAACTGTACGAAGAATGATCGTATGGGAGCCTGCACTGCTGCGTGTGCGTCGAGTATATCGATGTGAATGAATATTGCACTACAAgggaaataaaacaaattttgtacaaagaGCACGGGTGGATTGaagattcatttgaaaattcctAGTTCAAGCGAGCGcctgaaacgaatgaaaaaagaaatgttaaatgaataaagaatattataggaatggttttttttaataatactgcTTTTTTTATTTACCAGTCTCAAGTTGTTTGATGCGTAACGAAAGATCGATGGAAGAAAGAATGAACTGTGTATTACACGATGCCACTTCCGGTGTTCAAGTTTACGCGGTTTAACAACTTTTCCCGCCAATTTTTATTAGAGACGTGTAAGTAGGAATTGAGTATACAAGATACTCGATTCCtattaagaaacataaatttgtaaaatataaagtaacgaTGACGACTTAACATATTCTAAATATGTTATCTCATTCTAAAAtcatgaaattgattttatattagatATTGGTGAAATTGTTTATGTTCGATGATCGTGATAACGTAGAGTAATTCTCTTTGGTTATATGGTTATATGATACATAGTACGAGGCTGAATGAAAGTATTACTTAATCGCGtagttgttaataattattaatttcagataaataatataaacgttgaattataattaaccgAGAAATATGCATCGCGTATGACACATGATGCACAGTAGTTACTAATAGGAATTGCGTGTTTGACGCAATCAAGTCGCAGTTGATGAGTAATcgttatttaaatgttattttcaataattcacgTAAAAACGAGCGAACACAGTCATGGCTGCATCCACAGACGTTGCTACGGTActgattatgtattatttttaacattaacaaaCTCAGTTTTCGAATTGTCAGAAAAATATAACCTGTACATAACCTATTGTGTTAACCGGCGTATTTAAAATGTGACTAAGAAGCAATTTTTGAATTAAAACTATGCGTTCGAACATTTCAAGTTATTGTActgtatttttaacaatatataatttcttgtaAATAAACCAATTCGCAAAAGAATGTATGTATTGTGtttgtttacataaaatatgtatacgTTTACTGTATTGTAAATTAGAATGAGATAATAAATAGAACGTCGTTTCTGGAAAGTTCAAGacatattttagtttttaaaaagCCCCCTTTGTAGAAAGAATTTAAAGTAGTATAGTTCTTATATTGTCCAAGTTGTGAACGATAATGATCAACTTTATTTTTGCGTGTAATAAATTGTACTTGTATGAATTTTTGGAATATAGTATTGcattaaaatttctgtataatattaaatgataacTGTATCATTTCATAGAAATCTCTTATTTCATTTGCATATATTACACATGCAGATCAAACTGCAGAGGTACCTGAACATGCCATTGGTCCAACGGTGCAAGGAAATAGCAACATTAATAGACGAATCCAGTACAACAGAATTACAGCATGTTCTCCCAATGTTGATAGACTCAATCTTTGGAATAATAGATAATATCGGCTGGGGATTGCACAGTATCACTTTCAAGAAGAATCCACaagaatataaaacactatgCGACTTCTTAAATCCACAGGGACCAGTTTTTTCTTTGTGCTACAAATTACTACcagattgttatttaaaatataatttcccaGTATCATATTTACCGGTAAGTAAGTACTTTACgttgaaagaaaatatgaatgCAAGCAgagtttattttgtttcttccatttttacTTTAGGTAAAAATACGTTCCATGTTGGAGGAAGGTGTAATACCACCATTTTATCTTGATAAAATTAGGGATGATCAGGGCACGCGTGCTGTATCTGCCTTAAATATGAGTATCCTTTTAAATGCTATTAAATCTGTACATTCAACAGAATTTAGATTGCTTCCTTAACATGTCTACAGATCCttttgaatattacattttccattttGCTTATCATTTAACGAATCCATGGTTGCAAGTGCAAGGGGAAAATGTCTGGATCAATTGGGAGACTGTTTATGTTCAGTTAGCTCattgttatttatatcattttttaccTAGGGATAATTCATCGGTTCTCCCAGTAATTGGTCCATATATTAGGAAAACGCCCCAACGAAAGTTGGTGCAATCTCCTGAAACTAAAAGGTATATTGAAATTAACTGCATTATTTGCTAAGTTAAGGAAGTTAAAAGTTACACTCGGGGTACTGTTACAGACTACAAACACCGCGATTACTAAGAACCTCTATATTATCGCCTGGTTCACCTAATTCCACTTCAACAGTTCCTCAGCAGCAATGTCTGCCACAAGTTTGGAGA
This portion of the Nomia melanderi isolate GNS246 chromosome 11, iyNomMela1, whole genome shotgun sequence genome encodes:
- the LOC116434901 gene encoding solute carrier family 23 member 1, which encodes MPETGLQMTEVNIDNGTFLPESAKAQESKRGANLTYGIDDVPPWYLCLFMALQHYLTMIGAIVSIPFILTPALCMAEDDPSRSYIISTMIFVTGLVTFFQTSIGCRLPLVQGGTISFLVPTLAILNLPQWKCPAPEVLEEMSAENRTELWQVRMRELSGAIAVSSLFQVVVGFGGIIGYLLKFITPLTIVPTVSLVGLSLFENAADAASQHWGIAVGTILMLTMYSQVLVNVPFPILMYRKGEGVRVVWFELFKLFPVLLTIVVMWIICIILTVTDALPVGHPARSDSKLKILSQSPWFRVPYPGQWGTPTVTLSGVLGMLAGVLACTVESISYYPTTSRMCGAPPPPVHAINRGMGIEGLGTMLAGLWGSGNGANTFGENVGTIGVTKVGSRRVIQWACGLMILQGLISKLGAVFIIIPEPIVGGIFCVMFGMICAFGLSALQYVDLNSARNLYILGFSIFFPLVLSKWMIKHSDVIQTGNDIADGVITVLLSTTILVGGVVGCVLDNVIPGTPEERGLIAWANEMALETDSDDKQEQGEYVYNTFDFPCGMGLMRRWKWTRYVPFLPTYQPGIYSCGQKRQ